From a single Populus trichocarpa isolate Nisqually-1 chromosome 17, P.trichocarpa_v4.1, whole genome shotgun sequence genomic region:
- the LOC127904534 gene encoding uncharacterized protein LOC127904534, with product MKSHDCHVFMQTLIPLAFRDLLPKGIWDALTEISHFFRDICSSKLNVDHIERLQTNIVETLCKLEMIFPPSFFDSMEHLPIHLPFEAKAGGPVQYRWMYPFERYLFNLKKKVKNKAYVKASIYEAYIVTAGEERKNG from the exons atgaagagtcatgactgccacgtgtttatgcaaacactcatcccattagcttttcgtgatttgttgccaaagggaatatgggatgcactcacggagatcagtcatttcttcagagatatatgctccagcaagttgaatgttgatcacattgagaggcttcaaacgaatatcgtcgagacactatgcaaacttgagatgatattccctccatcattttttgactcaatggagcatctccctatacatctaccgttcgaggcaaaagctggaggaccggtccaatatagatggatgtacccattcgaacg gtacttgtttaatctcaagaaaaaggttaagaacaaggcgtaTGTTAAGGCTTCGATAtatgaggcctatatt GTCACTGCCGGCGAGGAAAGGAAGAATGGGTGA
- the LOC7495942 gene encoding thaumatin-like protein, with product MKLPKWNTYGFFLFLICHSLLSGRSSGHQVAFYVHNKCPFAIWPATAPNTGHPVIADGGFHLTSGETKRIYAPWDWKGRIWARTGCNFTSNGQPACETGDCDGRLACNGLIGTPPVTLMQISLQADGTKPNFYDVSLVDGYNLPVSVTTKQISSKCTIGGCSKNLKNSCPMELQVLNKNGEIVACKSACLAFNLDSFCCSNEYGSPEKCKPSVYSKMFKDACPYYYSYAFDSPAPLVNCASKEYIVTFCPSSWGGDRSSI from the exons ATGAAGTTGCCAAAGTGGAATACTTAtggtttctttctcttcttgatATGCCATTCATTGTTATCAG GGCGATCATCAGGACACCAAGTTGCATTTTATGTTCACAACAAGTGCCCCTTTGCCATATGGCCGGCGACAGCCCCCAACACAGGCCATCCAGTGATTGCCGACGGTGGATTCCATCTCACCTCGGGTGAAACTAAACGCATCTACGCTCCATGGGATTGGAAAGGCCGAATTTGGGCTCGAACTGGCTGCAATTTCACCTCCAATGGGCAACCTGCCTGTGAAACTGGTGATTGCGATGGGCGTCTAGCATGTAATGGTCTCATAGGCACACCTCCAGTTACACTTATGCAAATATCACTTCAAGCAGATggaaccaagccaaatttttatGATGTGAGCTTGGTTGATGGATATAACCTTCCTGTTTCGGTAACAACGAAGCAAATCTCATCTAAATGTACCATCGGAGGGTgctcaaaaaatttgaaaaattcgTGCCCGATGGAGCTCCAGGTCCTCAACAAAAATGGGGAAATTGTGGCGTGCAAAAGCGCTTGCTTGGCTTTCAATCTTGACTCATTCTGTTGCAGTAATGAATATGGAAGCCCTGAGAAATGCAAGCCAAGCGTGTACTCGAAGATGTTTAAAGATGCATGCCCTTATTATTATAGCTATGCTTTTGATTCGCCTGCACCGCTGGTGAACTGTGCATCCAAAGAGTATATTGTCACCTTCTGCCCTTCGTCATGGGGAGGAGACCGCTCTTCGATATAA